A region from the Takifugu rubripes chromosome 22, fTakRub1.2, whole genome shotgun sequence genome encodes:
- the slc25a42 gene encoding mitochondrial coenzyme A transporter SLC25A42: protein MGVQHQQASIAQEEMPHRPSQTKGLNQTQSVINSLFSGALSGAVAKTAVAPLDRTKIIFQVSSARFSAKEAYKLIYRTYLKDGFFSLWRGNSATMVRVIPYASIQFCAHEQYKRLLGTHYGFQEKVLPPFPRLVAGALAGTTAAMLTYPLDMVRARMAVTPKEMYSNIVHVFMRISREEGLKTLYRGFAPSILGVMSYAGLSFFTYETLKKVHAEHSGRLQPYSYERFVFGACAGLIGQSSSYPLDVVRRRMQTAGVTGHTYSTILGTIKEIVAEEGVIRGLYKGLSMNWVKGPIAVGISFTTFDLTQILLRKLHQMRHTDQEHR, encoded by the exons ATGGGAGTCCAACACCAGCAGGCGTCCATTGCGCAGGAGGAAATGCCGCATCGGCCCAGTCAGACCAAG GGTCTGAACCAAACCCAATCCGTGATCAACTCGCTCTTCTCTGGAGCCTTATCCGGCGCCGTGGCCAAGACGGCGGTGGCCCCACTGGACAGGACTAAAATCATCTTCCAAG tgtcTTCAGCAAGATTCTCTGCAAAG GAGGCCTACAAGTTGATCTACCGCACCTACCTGAAGGATGGCTTCTTCAGTCTGTGGAGGGGAAACTCTGCCACCATGGTGCGGGTCATCCCTTATGCCTCCATTCAGTTCTGTGCCCACGAGCAGTACAAGCGCCTGCTGGGAACCCACTATGGTTTTCAGGAAAA AGTTCTGCCGCCGTTTCCAAGGCTAGTGGCGGGCGCTTTAGCTGGCACCACGGCAGCGATGCTGACATATCCTCTAGACATGGTTCGCGCCAGGATGGCTGTAACGCCGAAGGAAAT GTACAGCAACATTGTGCATGTGTTTATGCGGATATCTCGAGAGGAGGGTCTAAAGACGCTGTATCGAGGCTTCGCCCCCAGTATTCTGGGTGTCATGTCTTACGCTGGCCTCAGCTTCTTCACCTACGAGACGCTGAAGAAAGTCCACGCTG AGCACAGCGGGCGCCTGCAGCCGTACTCGTATGAACGTTTCGTGTTCGGGGCCTGCGCGGGTCTGATCGGGCAGTCTTCATCGTACCCTCTGGATGTGGTACGGCGCCGCATGCAGACCGCGGGGGTCACGGGTCACACATACAGCACCATCCTGGGCACCATTAAGGAGATAGTGGCTGAGGAGGGGGTTATACGTGGACTCTACAAAGGTCTGAGCATGAACTGGGTCAAAGGGCCCATCGCCGTCGGGATCAGCTTCACCACCTTTGACCTGACCCAGATCCTGCTGAGAAAGCTGCACCAGATGCGCCACACAGATCAAGAGCACCGATAG
- the armc6 gene encoding armadillo repeat-containing protein 6, with protein MAKRRITQETFDATVRENMEEFDMEPDEALKEAVEQFESQGVDLSYIVKAAPAAPSNEEQEEQMHEILQVLDTLRNRNESADVMDLMEDIKSFTEHCSVGFAHRYLAAQKDAYPVILSCCKKSFDRQEAVLTATLALAALTDGQPDLLDAEGQRLLLDILIKYREDSEVTRAAIKTVHHCCLKHEQNRQDLVKGGVLALLTSSITQHSDCAELVKEASVALRVMTFDDDVRVTFGHAHDHAKIIVLEHGGLKVLIDAAKGHLEDTSVLSELCATLSRLAVRNEFCQDICDLGGLEFIITLLADSYESAELVRQILSAIRAVAGNDDVKDAVVNAGGVPLIVIAMNRHTTSSLVCEQGCACLSVLALRKPDNCSVIMENGGAFAAIQSMKTHADAVNVQKQACMLLRNLVSRMPNYIQPILEMGAEALIAEAVKTHQDCGDVGKAALRDLGCKVELRELWTGKHGSLTN; from the exons ATGGCGAAACGTAGGATAACCCAGGAAACCTTTGATGCTACAGTCAGAGAAAACATGGAGGAATTTGACATGGAACCCGATGAAGCTCTTAAAGAGGCTGTGGAGCAGTTTGAGTCTCAAG GTGTGGATCTCAGTTACATAGTTAAAGCCGCACCTGCTGCACCATCAAATGAAGAGCAAGAAGAGCAAATGCATGAAATCTTGCAG GTTTTGGATACCCTCCGAAATAGGAATGAGTCTGCGGATGTTATGGATCTGATGGAAGACATCAAGTCTTTTACTGAACATTGCTCAGTGGGTTTTGCTCATAGGTATCTGGCTGCCCAGAAAGATGCCTATCCTGTCATCCTTTCTTGCTGTAAAAAGAGTTTCGATAGACAGGAGGCCGTGCTGACTGCCACACTCGCTCTTGCTGCACTCACAGATGGACAGCCAGATTTGTTGGATGCAGAGGGCCAGCGGTTGCTCCTGGACATTCTTATAAAATACAGGGAAGATTCTGAGGTGACGCGTGCAGCTATCAAGACCGTGCATCACTGCTGTCTGAAACATGAACAGAATCGACAGGATTTGGTAAAAGGAGGAGTCCTGGCTCTGCTAACTAGTTCGATCACGCAACACAGTGACTGTGCCGAGCTGGTAAAGGAGGCCTCTGTTGCTCTCAGGGTCATGACCTTTGACGATGATGTCCGTGTTACATTTGGACATGCTCATGACCATGCTAAGATTATTGTCCTGGAGCACGGTGGGCTAAAGGTTCTAATTGACGCTGCCAAAG GTCATCTTGAAGATACCTCTGTTTTAAGTGAGCTCTGTGCAACTTTATCCCGTCTGGCTGTCAGGAACGAGTTCTGTCAGGACATTTGTGATCTCGGGGGGTTGGAATTCATAATAACGCTTCTTGCAGACAGTTATGAATCAGCG GAGTTGGTTCGGCAGATTCTGAGCGCGATACGAGCTGTTGCAGGAAACGATGATGTAAAGGACGCAGTTGTTAATGCCGGGGGAGTCCCGCTAATTGTCATTGCCATGAACAGACACACTACCAGCTCATTG GTGTGCGAGCAGGGCTGTGCGTGCCTCTCTGTGCTCGCCTTACGCAAGCCCGATAACTGCAGTGTCATCATGGAGAACGGAGGAGCCTTCGCAGCTATTCAGAGTATGAAAACACATGCAGATGCAGTCAACGTGCAG AAACAAGCCTGTATGCTGTTGAGGAATCTGGTTTCACGTATGCCCAACTACATTCAACCCATCTTGGAGATGGGGGCAGAAGCCCTGATAGCCGAGGCAGTAAAGACCCATCAGGACTGCGGGGATGTTGGGAAAGCTGCTCTCAGAGATCTGGGATGTAAAGTGGAGCTTCGAGAGCTGTGGACCGGCAAACACGGAAGCCTGACAAACTGA